From the genome of Streptomyces sp. NBC_01341, one region includes:
- a CDS encoding MFS transporter — MTNPGSNSATVAESPKRGHGNGIALLVIASCQLMVVLDITIVNIALPHIQSSLGFSTENLSWVVNAYTLTFGGLLLLGGRLGDILGRRRVFIFGVLLFVLASLLGGLSQDAWQLLAARALQGVGGAIASPTALSLITTTFREGPERNRAFGVFAAVSAGGSAIGLLAGGVLVEWLDWRWVFFVNVPIGLLIAFATPRYIKESERHPGHFDLLGALTSTLGMVLLVYGFIRASEDGWTDSLTIGAFVGAVVFLGVFLAVESRSRQPITPLHMFRDRNRAGTYGMMLSLSAAIFGMFFFLTLFVQNILDFSPLQAGLAFLPVSVIIAISAGIASQLLPKWGPKPFLVVGAVFAAAGLGWLTLTDVDSTYLGSILGPLLVFGFGMGMQFVSLTLMAVSGVAPREAGAASGVLNATQQVGGSLGLSILVTVFGTASRNEAKDQIPSFLAESTPAQQLQFRRTGELPSPWGDQVLASGVSQAFVVAAVFSAVAALIALLVIQVRSSDLERLRGGGAMGPPMAEEAGTAVEEGASGAGPGGGAAGGVREGPPTRKTDGGDGPPSPG, encoded by the coding sequence ATGACAAATCCCGGATCGAATTCCGCGACCGTCGCCGAATCCCCGAAGCGGGGACACGGCAACGGAATTGCGCTGCTCGTCATTGCCTCCTGTCAGCTGATGGTTGTTCTCGACATCACCATCGTGAACATCGCTCTGCCCCATATCCAGAGTTCGCTCGGCTTCTCGACCGAGAACCTCTCGTGGGTCGTGAACGCGTACACCCTTACCTTCGGCGGGCTGCTCCTGCTCGGCGGACGGCTGGGCGACATCCTCGGCCGCCGCAGGGTCTTCATCTTCGGTGTCCTCCTGTTCGTGCTGGCGTCGCTCCTCGGCGGCCTTTCGCAGGACGCCTGGCAACTGCTCGCCGCGCGCGCACTGCAGGGCGTGGGAGGCGCGATCGCCTCACCGACGGCCCTCTCCCTCATCACCACGACTTTCCGCGAAGGGCCCGAGCGCAACCGGGCGTTCGGGGTGTTCGCGGCGGTCTCGGCCGGCGGGAGCGCCATCGGGCTGCTCGCAGGCGGCGTGCTCGTGGAGTGGCTCGACTGGCGGTGGGTCTTCTTCGTCAACGTCCCCATCGGCCTGCTGATCGCGTTCGCGACGCCTCGTTACATCAAGGAGTCCGAACGCCACCCGGGTCACTTCGACCTCCTCGGCGCGCTCACCTCCACGCTCGGCATGGTGCTGCTCGTGTACGGGTTCATCCGGGCGTCGGAGGACGGCTGGACCGACTCGCTGACCATCGGGGCCTTCGTGGGCGCCGTGGTGTTCCTCGGGGTCTTCCTGGCGGTGGAGAGCCGGTCGAGACAGCCGATCACACCCCTGCACATGTTCCGCGACCGCAATCGCGCCGGCACCTACGGCATGATGCTCAGCCTTTCCGCGGCGATCTTCGGGATGTTCTTCTTCCTGACCCTCTTCGTGCAGAACATCCTCGACTTCAGCCCGCTCCAGGCGGGACTGGCGTTCCTGCCGGTGAGTGTGATCATCGCCATCAGTGCGGGAATCGCCTCGCAGCTGCTGCCGAAGTGGGGCCCCAAGCCCTTCCTGGTGGTGGGTGCGGTCTTCGCGGCGGCGGGACTGGGGTGGCTCACGCTGACGGACGTCGACAGCACCTACCTGGGGAGCATCCTCGGGCCCCTGCTGGTCTTCGGTTTCGGCATGGGCATGCAGTTCGTGTCGCTCACGCTGATGGCGGTCTCCGGCGTGGCGCCCAGAGAGGCCGGAGCCGCCTCCGGAGTCCTCAACGCCACCCAGCAGGTGGGCGGATCGCTGGGGCTCTCCATCCTGGTCACCGTGTTCGGCACCGCCAGCCGCAACGAGGCCAAGGATCAGATCCCCAGCTTCCTCGCCGAGTCGACTCCCGCCCAGCAACTGCAGTTCCGCAGGACGGGTGAACTCCCTTCGCCCTGGGGGGACCAGGTTCTCGCGTCGGGCGTCTCCCAGGCCTTCGTGGTCGCCGCCGTCTTCTCGGCCGTCGCCGCGCTGATCGCCCTGCTGGTCATCCAGGTGCGTAGCTCCGACCTCGAACGCCTGCGGGGCGGCGGGGCCATGGGGCCGCCGATGGCGGAAGAGGCCGGTACGGCGGTGGAGGAAGGCGCGTCGGGCGCGGGCCCCGGGGGCGGTGCGGCAGGGGGCGTCCGCGAGGGACCGCCGACGCGGAAGACGGACGGGGGCGACGGGCCCCCTTCACCTGGATAG
- a CDS encoding MOSC domain-containing protein, translating into MSSNGVYSFTKPNRDSITLLAGLGVEGDVHAGVTVRHRSRVAQDPTQPNLRQVHFIHQELFGELRDAGFEVTAGDLGENVTTSGIDLLSLPVGTLLRLGEEAVVEVTGLRNPCLQIDIFRDGLLKQVVGRADDGTVVRKAGIMGVVVTGGIVRPGDEVRAELPAGPHRPLERV; encoded by the coding sequence GTGAGCAGCAACGGCGTGTACTCGTTCACCAAGCCGAACAGGGACAGCATCACGCTGCTGGCCGGGCTCGGCGTGGAGGGTGACGTCCACGCCGGTGTCACGGTCAGACACCGCTCGCGCGTCGCGCAGGACCCGACGCAGCCCAACCTGCGCCAGGTCCACTTCATCCACCAGGAGCTCTTCGGTGAGCTGCGGGATGCCGGGTTCGAGGTCACCGCGGGCGATCTCGGGGAGAACGTCACCACCAGCGGGATCGATCTGCTCTCGCTTCCGGTGGGGACTCTGCTCCGGCTCGGAGAGGAGGCGGTCGTCGAGGTGACGGGGCTGCGGAATCCGTGCCTGCAGATCGACATCTTCCGGGACGGACTGCTCAAGCAGGTCGTCGGCCGGGCGGACGACGGCACTGTGGTCCGCAAGGCAGGGATCATGGGCGTCGTCGTGACGGGTGGGATCGTGCGGCCCGGCGACGAGGTCCGGGCCGAGCTCCCCGCCGGGCCGCACCGACCGCTCGAGCGCGTGTAG
- a CDS encoding oxygenase MpaB family protein: protein MNRYERLAAIRRLDPERDFLEIYRLTVTYEFPWDITRALELALYRTYAVPGIGRLLAETGELTERSQRRYDDTSLLLDTIVEHGFDSEPGRTAVRRINRMHRSYDIGNDDMRYVLCTFVVTPKRWLDAYGWRRLSGHELRAFAAYYRTLGAHMGIKDLPQTYDDFERVLDAYEDEHFGWDDGAREVSDATLALVGSWYPRPLAPVVRRATLALLDDTLLRAFRYERPGPLARGVTRGALRLRARTVRFMPPRTAPHHARQNPEIKGYPNGYEVARLGTFPTPGLRGCPVAPVRPPDAVPE from the coding sequence GTGAACCGGTACGAACGTCTTGCGGCCATCCGGCGTCTGGACCCGGAGCGGGACTTCCTGGAGATCTACCGCCTCACCGTCACGTACGAGTTCCCCTGGGACATCACCCGAGCCCTCGAACTCGCCCTGTACCGAACCTACGCCGTCCCCGGCATCGGCCGGCTCCTCGCGGAGACCGGGGAGCTGACGGAACGTTCGCAGAGGAGGTACGACGACACCTCGCTTCTCCTGGACACCATCGTCGAGCACGGCTTCGACAGCGAACCCGGGCGTACGGCCGTCCGCCGGATCAATCGCATGCACCGCAGTTACGACATCGGCAACGACGACATGCGCTACGTGCTGTGCACCTTCGTCGTCACCCCCAAACGCTGGCTCGACGCCTACGGCTGGCGCCGGCTTTCCGGGCACGAACTGCGGGCCTTCGCCGCGTACTACCGAACGCTCGGTGCCCATATGGGCATCAAGGACCTGCCGCAGACCTACGACGACTTCGAGCGCGTCCTCGACGCTTATGAGGACGAGCACTTCGGCTGGGACGACGGGGCGCGCGAGGTCTCCGACGCGACGCTCGCCCTGGTGGGTTCCTGGTACCCGCGCCCGCTCGCTCCCGTCGTGCGCAGGGCCACCCTGGCTTTGCTCGACGACACGCTGCTGCGGGCATTCCGGTATGAGCGGCCCGGCCCCCTGGCCCGCGGCGTGACCCGGGGGGCGCTGCGTCTGAGGGCCCGCACCGTACGGTTCATGCCGCCGCGTACCGCCCCCCACCATGCCCGGCAGAACCCCGAGATCAAGGGGTACCCGAACGGCTACGAGGTGGCCCGGCTCGGTACGTTCCCCACGCCAGGACTGCGGGGCTGCCCCGTGGCCCCCGTCCGGCCGCCGGATGCGGTGCCCGAGTGA
- a CDS encoding N-acetylmuramoyl-L-alanine amidase: MQRRRILQGAAVAATAALLPASVRAGAAPTAVTDYPQAQWFPASPANRTSANRPSDHPVDRIVIHVAQQAFTETVGIFEGPAQRVSAHYVVRSGDGFVAQCVRERDIAWHAGNWDYNTRSIGIEHEGWVDQPSYFTPTMYERSARLTADICDRYGLPKDRAHIIGHDEVPGSDHTDPGAHWDWGRYIRLVNLASGVR; encoded by the coding sequence ATGCAGCGCAGAAGGATCCTTCAGGGCGCCGCGGTCGCGGCCACGGCGGCACTCCTCCCGGCGTCGGTCCGCGCGGGAGCGGCGCCGACCGCGGTCACGGACTACCCACAGGCGCAGTGGTTTCCCGCGTCCCCGGCCAACCGCACGTCCGCGAACAGGCCTTCGGACCATCCGGTCGACCGGATCGTCATCCATGTCGCCCAGCAGGCGTTCACCGAGACCGTCGGCATCTTCGAGGGTCCGGCCCAGCGGGTGTCCGCCCACTACGTGGTGCGTTCGGGGGACGGCTTCGTAGCCCAGTGCGTGCGCGAGCGGGACATCGCCTGGCACGCGGGCAACTGGGACTACAACACCCGCAGCATCGGCATCGAGCACGAGGGCTGGGTGGACCAGCCCTCGTACTTCACTCCCACGATGTACGAGCGGTCGGCGCGCCTGACCGCGGACATCTGCGACCGATACGGCCTGCCCAAGGACCGCGCGCACATCATCGGCCATGACGAAGTACCGGGCAGCGACCACACGGATCCGGGTGCCCACTGGGACTGGGGGCGCTACATCCGCCTCGTCAACCTGGCATCCGGAGTCCGCTGA
- a CDS encoding zinc-binding dehydrogenase gives MSASQFMRAVRITGHGGPDVLRLTEVAVPAPRAGEVLVKVSAVALNNTDLWTREGAYGVPGDPDARSGWRGPIGFPRIQGADVAGRVVAVGTGAKASLVGRRVVVDPATYDTAGPDANPVGLMGSERDGGYAEFVTAPAERVHDMTDSPLTDDQLAALPTAYGTALGMIERGRLRKGETALVSGASGGVGLALVQIARARGAKVLAISSGTKIEAVREAGAHAVVDRAGDIAEQVRAAAPQGIDVALDVVAGDLVSKGLSLLCEGGRWVIAGALGGHEVAFDVRRLYLRNAQVIGSAMHTPAHFDLLMDLARRAEVQPVIAATFPLERAAQAQEELSRRAHVGKIVMHP, from the coding sequence ATGAGTGCGTCCCAGTTCATGCGAGCGGTGCGGATCACAGGGCACGGAGGACCGGATGTTCTGAGGCTGACGGAGGTGGCCGTCCCTGCCCCGCGGGCCGGAGAGGTGCTGGTCAAGGTCAGCGCCGTAGCCCTGAACAACACCGACCTGTGGACCCGGGAGGGCGCCTACGGCGTTCCGGGAGACCCGGATGCGCGGTCGGGCTGGCGGGGCCCGATCGGCTTCCCGCGCATCCAGGGCGCCGATGTGGCCGGCCGCGTCGTGGCCGTCGGGACCGGCGCGAAGGCGAGCCTGGTGGGGCGCCGCGTGGTCGTCGACCCCGCGACCTACGACACCGCTGGGCCGGACGCCAACCCGGTGGGACTGATGGGGAGCGAACGCGACGGTGGCTACGCCGAGTTCGTGACAGCGCCGGCAGAGCGTGTTCATGACATGACCGATTCGCCGCTCACCGACGACCAGCTCGCGGCGCTGCCGACCGCCTACGGCACCGCGCTGGGCATGATCGAGCGAGGCCGGCTGCGGAAGGGGGAGACCGCCCTGGTCTCGGGGGCGTCGGGCGGCGTCGGCCTCGCGCTGGTGCAGATCGCCCGTGCGCGGGGAGCGAAGGTGCTCGCCATCAGCAGCGGAACCAAGATCGAGGCGGTGCGCGAAGCAGGCGCGCACGCAGTCGTCGACCGCGCGGGGGACATCGCAGAGCAGGTCCGGGCCGCCGCCCCGCAGGGCATCGACGTCGCACTCGACGTCGTGGCCGGTGATCTGGTGAGCAAGGGGCTTTCGCTGCTGTGCGAAGGGGGCCGGTGGGTCATCGCCGGCGCACTCGGTGGACACGAGGTGGCTTTCGACGTGCGCCGTCTCTACCTGCGCAACGCCCAGGTCATCGGGTCCGCGATGCACACGCCCGCGCACTTCGACCTCCTCATGGACCTGGCCCGTCGGGCGGAGGTCCAGCCCGTCATCGCGGCGACCTTCCCGCTGGAGCGGGCAGCCCAGGCGCAGGAGGAACTCTCCCGCCGGGCACACGTGGGAAAGATCGTCATGCACCCCTGA
- a CDS encoding fatty acid desaturase family protein: MPQAVAATVAPHPRDGSEGPAVPQAAGSDFAPLLKTVKGQGLLERRTGWYARGIAANLAALGVVTTGMVFLGDTWWSMFLALPLAVLWTRTAFFGHDAGHAQISGDRKAARIIGLVHANLLLGMNEAWWNDKHVRHHANPNHVDKDPDVGVGALVWTQKQAAQREGLARWLTRNQARLFFPMLLLEGIALKIYGFQFLRRRPVRERVLSGLLLTGHLALYATLLLSTMSPGKAVVFALVHHALFGLHLGMAFAPNHKGMEMPDPDGDRWGHLQRQVLTSRNVRGAVLTDWFLGGLNYQIEHHLFPSMPRPHLRLAQPLVKAHCASIGMPYAETGLVESYRQALRHMHEVGEPLR, encoded by the coding sequence ATGCCCCAGGCGGTAGCAGCCACCGTTGCGCCACACCCCCGAGACGGATCTGAGGGTCCGGCGGTCCCGCAGGCCGCAGGCAGCGATTTCGCACCACTCCTCAAGACCGTCAAGGGGCAGGGTCTCCTCGAACGGCGGACCGGTTGGTACGCGAGGGGAATCGCCGCGAACCTGGCCGCCCTCGGTGTGGTGACCACCGGCATGGTGTTCCTCGGTGACACCTGGTGGAGCATGTTTCTCGCCCTGCCGCTGGCTGTCCTGTGGACCCGTACCGCCTTCTTCGGGCACGACGCGGGACACGCCCAGATATCCGGCGACCGCAAGGCCGCCCGGATCATCGGACTCGTGCACGCCAACCTGCTCCTGGGTATGAACGAGGCCTGGTGGAACGACAAACACGTACGCCACCACGCCAACCCCAACCACGTCGACAAGGACCCCGACGTCGGTGTCGGCGCCCTGGTGTGGACCCAGAAGCAGGCCGCGCAGCGCGAGGGCCTCGCCCGGTGGCTCACCCGTAACCAGGCACGCCTCTTCTTCCCGATGCTGCTGCTCGAAGGCATCGCCCTCAAGATCTACGGCTTCCAGTTCCTGCGGCGCCGGCCCGTCCGCGAACGCGTCCTCTCCGGCCTCCTCCTCACCGGCCACCTCGCCCTCTACGCCACGCTGCTGCTGAGCACGATGTCCCCCGGCAAGGCCGTCGTCTTCGCCCTCGTGCACCACGCGCTCTTCGGCCTCCACCTCGGCATGGCCTTCGCCCCCAACCACAAGGGCATGGAGATGCCCGACCCCGACGGCGACCGGTGGGGTCACCTGCAGCGCCAGGTCCTCACCTCGCGCAACGTGCGCGGCGCCGTCCTCACGGACTGGTTCCTCGGCGGCCTCAACTACCAGATAGAGCACCATCTCTTCCCGAGCATGCCCCGTCCCCACCTGCGACTGGCCCAGCCCCTGGTGAAGGCCCACTGCGCGTCCATCGGGATGCCCTACGCGGAGACCGGTCTCGTCGAGTCCTACCGGCAGGCCCTCCGGCACATGCACGAGGTCGGAGAGCCACTGCGCTGA
- a CDS encoding TetR/AcrR family transcriptional regulator, translating into MTPAGRRIVAAAEELFYHRGITAVGVDLIAEHSGVTKRTLYNQFGSKDHLVATYLAHRDQRWRSLVRATVDAGGTPAEKVTAPFEALRTWSGTNTRGCAFINALAELPDPSHPAYRIAANQKLWLLALFTELATTAGCSRPATLATQLLVLHEGALAMQPLSLDSLPESIDLARALVGAALAPRR; encoded by the coding sequence ATGACGCCGGCAGGCCGACGCATCGTGGCGGCCGCGGAGGAGCTGTTCTACCACCGCGGAATCACAGCGGTCGGCGTGGATCTGATCGCTGAGCACTCCGGGGTGACCAAGCGGACCCTGTACAACCAGTTCGGCTCGAAAGACCACCTCGTGGCGACTTACCTCGCACACCGTGACCAGCGCTGGCGATCACTCGTCCGTGCCACCGTCGACGCCGGCGGAACTCCCGCGGAGAAGGTCACCGCACCCTTCGAGGCGCTACGGACCTGGAGCGGGACCAACACCCGCGGTTGCGCCTTCATCAACGCACTGGCCGAACTCCCGGACCCCTCGCACCCCGCGTACCGCATCGCGGCGAACCAGAAGCTCTGGTTGCTGGCGCTGTTCACCGAACTCGCCACCACGGCCGGCTGTTCGCGCCCGGCCACCCTCGCCACCCAACTCCTCGTGCTGCACGAGGGTGCTCTCGCCATGCAGCCCCTCTCGCTCGACAGCCTTCCCGAGAGCATCGACCTGGCACGAGCTCTGGTCGGAGCCGCCTTGGCACCCCGCCGATGA
- a CDS encoding gas vesicle protein K, translated as MTDSRIDVDSDRLGRDLVALVLTVVELLRQLMERQAIRRIDQGDLSESQVDEIGTTLMMLDQRMAELCEQHGVRPEDLNLDLGPLGTLLPRD; from the coding sequence GTGACGGACTCACGGATCGACGTCGACTCCGACCGGCTCGGCAGGGACCTCGTGGCGCTCGTGCTGACCGTGGTCGAGCTGCTGCGGCAGCTCATGGAACGGCAGGCGATCCGCCGGATCGACCAGGGCGACCTGTCCGAGAGCCAGGTGGACGAGATCGGGACCACGCTCATGATGCTCGACCAGCGAATGGCCGAGCTCTGTGAGCAGCACGGGGTGCGCCCGGAGGATCTCAACCTCGACCTCGGTCCGCTGGGTACGCTGCTGCCCCGCGACTGA
- a CDS encoding SWIM zinc finger family protein, whose product MNESNDPERTFAALPPAQGRGFAASWWGRAWLKALEDTALDGGQLKKGRRLAREGRVGAVSVRPGRLTAVVQDRDSTAYRSDVLLQELGDEEWDRFLDMAAERSGHIAALLDREMPTHLVEDAAAAGVDLLPGIGDLDPECGCEAWDHCPHSAALCYQVARLLDEDPFVLLLLRGRGERRLLDDLQARSVACAVGAAGPGTDPEERTGGPVQGVRADEVFAARDILPPLPPPPGVPEEPGTPPSLDTETAPGGGIDPAALGFLAADSAARAFAMLADALAEGHALRPPVAELTLGEDAVRLAAEGPPAAPPMRERLASAAGRPASGLDDAVRAWHYGGSAALAVHDEEWRPGPEDLARAEVQLAAAWEEGGVPRFRTVNNRWTVQGSGAQLRYGRDGRWWPYGKVRGRWVPAGPADTDPAAALAAVASD is encoded by the coding sequence ATGAACGAGAGCAACGACCCGGAGCGTACGTTCGCGGCGCTGCCGCCCGCGCAGGGCCGCGGTTTCGCCGCGTCCTGGTGGGGGCGGGCATGGCTGAAGGCGCTGGAGGACACGGCTCTGGACGGGGGGCAGCTCAAGAAAGGCCGCAGGCTGGCCCGGGAGGGACGGGTGGGCGCGGTGTCCGTGCGGCCCGGCCGGCTGACCGCAGTCGTACAGGACCGCGACTCGACGGCGTACCGGAGTGATGTGCTGCTCCAGGAGCTGGGCGACGAGGAATGGGACCGGTTCCTGGACATGGCCGCCGAGCGGTCCGGGCACATCGCGGCGCTGCTCGACCGCGAGATGCCGACGCACCTGGTGGAGGACGCGGCCGCTGCCGGGGTGGACCTGCTGCCGGGCATCGGCGACCTGGACCCGGAGTGCGGCTGCGAGGCCTGGGACCACTGCCCGCATTCGGCTGCCCTGTGCTACCAGGTGGCACGGCTCCTGGATGAGGACCCCTTCGTGCTGCTGCTCCTGCGGGGGCGTGGCGAGCGGCGGCTGCTCGACGACCTGCAGGCCCGGAGCGTGGCGTGCGCGGTCGGCGCGGCCGGGCCCGGGACGGACCCGGAGGAACGCACCGGCGGGCCGGTGCAAGGGGTGCGCGCCGACGAGGTCTTCGCTGCGCGCGACATCCTGCCGCCTCTTCCCCCGCCACCGGGTGTGCCGGAGGAGCCGGGTACGCCACCGTCGCTGGACACCGAGACGGCGCCTGGCGGGGGCATCGATCCGGCCGCACTGGGATTCCTGGCGGCGGACAGTGCCGCACGGGCCTTCGCCATGCTGGCGGACGCCCTTGCCGAAGGCCATGCGCTCCGTCCTCCCGTGGCGGAGCTGACTCTCGGTGAGGACGCCGTGCGCCTGGCAGCCGAGGGCCCGCCCGCCGCACCTCCGATGCGGGAGCGTCTCGCGTCCGCCGCGGGCAGGCCGGCGTCCGGACTCGACGACGCCGTGCGGGCGTGGCACTACGGCGGGAGCGCGGCCCTGGCGGTCCACGACGAGGAGTGGCGGCCCGGTCCGGAGGACCTGGCGCGGGCCGAGGTACAGCTCGCGGCGGCATGGGAGGAGGGCGGGGTTCCACGCTTCCGCACCGTGAACAACCGCTGGACCGTGCAGGGTTCAGGTGCGCAACTGCGTTACGGACGTGACGGTCGCTGGTGGCCGTACGGCAAGGTGCGGGGCCGGTGGGTACCGGCGGGCCCCGCGGACACGGATCCCGCCGCCGCCCTGGCAGCCGTGGCTTCCGACTGA
- a CDS encoding DEAD/DEAH box helicase: MHRLPAATLDEIAELSRCSAVFLPADPARTGLIAFWNPDGSTPPGDHGSPEELTVVGSDIRPYAVPALLVPVRDALPVLTRARAGADASPSAAFWGAAGVLALQLVARGLLLPGLSATDRDAWRAGPLTADDLERIRVLAASMPPSAHAVPLDAAADPLLLPEPDSLLRAFVDAVVDGLPRTPAAEPLAGTPAFAAREVQHLLSLRPWAADVAAGHDAGVRLSLRVEISGLAEAEAGEGGSGEAPSFRAVLQIHSVRDPSLVADAADVWADRSHAASLLGPRARMDALLALRRAARAWPPLAPLLSAAVPDAVEPADEEVTELLGPAARALAATGVQVHWPRDLERKLTTRAVIGPAEGSGVTETRPGTGAASFLSPEALLAFDWWFALGDQKVTREELDRLAEAGRPLVRLRDRWMLIDPEEARLAGRMQDRKVTPVDALGAVLTGTTDVDGRRIEVSATGWLEQLRARIADPESSTAQAVGQPTALDADLRDYQLRGLNWLVTMSSLGLGCCLADDMGLGKTITLIALHLHRQETGSTAGPTLVVCPTSLMGNWQREIERFAPGTPVRRFHGPSRSLDGVAVGEFVLTTYGTMRLDAARLAQASWGMVVADEAQHVKNPRSATARQLRTIKGGARVALTGTPVENNLSELWAILDWTTPGLLGKLGTFRDRYASAVESGNDPAAAEKLATLVRPFLLRRRKSDPGIAPELPPKTETDRAVSLTPEQAGLYEAVVRETLAEISGADGFARRGLIVKLLTALKQICNHPAQYLKEERPRIVDRSGKVELLDELLDTILSEGASVLVFTQYVRMARLLEQHLAARGVPTQFLHGGTPVAEREAMVNRFQAGAAPVFLLSLKAAGTGLNLTRAGHVVHFDRWWNPAVEAQATDRAYRIGQTQPVQVHRLIAEGTIEDRIAAMLARKQGLADAVLGGGEATLTELTDAELAELVELRGGAR; the protein is encoded by the coding sequence GTGCACAGGCTCCCTGCGGCAACACTCGACGAGATCGCTGAACTGTCCCGCTGCTCCGCAGTCTTCCTCCCCGCGGATCCTGCCCGTACCGGCCTGATCGCGTTCTGGAACCCGGACGGTAGCACCCCTCCCGGCGATCATGGCAGTCCTGAGGAACTGACGGTCGTCGGCAGTGACATCCGGCCTTACGCGGTACCGGCGTTGCTCGTGCCGGTGAGGGACGCGCTACCGGTCCTGACACGTGCGCGGGCCGGCGCCGATGCCTCGCCGTCGGCCGCGTTCTGGGGCGCCGCGGGCGTGCTCGCGCTCCAACTCGTCGCGCGCGGACTGCTGCTGCCGGGATTGAGCGCCACGGACCGCGACGCCTGGCGTGCCGGTCCCCTGACCGCGGACGACCTCGAACGGATCCGGGTGCTGGCGGCTTCGATGCCGCCTTCCGCGCACGCGGTTCCGCTGGACGCGGCAGCCGATCCGCTCCTGCTGCCCGAACCGGATTCGCTGCTGCGGGCGTTCGTCGACGCGGTGGTGGACGGGCTGCCACGGACCCCTGCGGCCGAACCCCTCGCGGGTACCCCGGCCTTCGCGGCGCGAGAGGTGCAGCACCTGCTCTCGCTGCGGCCGTGGGCGGCGGACGTGGCGGCCGGTCACGATGCCGGTGTACGCCTCTCGTTGCGGGTCGAGATCTCGGGGCTCGCCGAGGCGGAAGCCGGAGAGGGCGGTTCCGGCGAAGCACCGTCCTTCCGTGCCGTCCTGCAGATCCACAGCGTCCGGGATCCCTCGCTCGTCGCCGACGCGGCGGACGTATGGGCGGACCGCTCCCACGCCGCGTCACTTCTCGGCCCCCGCGCCCGGATGGACGCCCTGCTCGCCCTGCGCCGGGCGGCACGGGCGTGGCCGCCGCTGGCACCCCTTCTGTCCGCCGCGGTGCCGGACGCGGTCGAACCGGCGGACGAGGAGGTCACGGAGCTGCTGGGGCCGGCTGCCCGGGCGCTCGCCGCGACGGGCGTACAGGTGCACTGGCCGAGGGACCTGGAGCGGAAGCTCACCACCCGGGCGGTGATCGGCCCGGCGGAGGGCAGCGGGGTGACGGAGACGAGGCCCGGTACGGGAGCCGCGTCCTTCCTGTCGCCCGAGGCCCTGCTGGCGTTCGACTGGTGGTTCGCCCTGGGCGACCAGAAGGTGACCCGGGAGGAGTTGGACCGGCTCGCGGAGGCCGGCAGACCTCTGGTCAGACTGCGGGACCGGTGGATGCTCATCGACCCGGAGGAGGCCCGCCTCGCGGGGCGGATGCAGGACCGCAAGGTCACACCGGTCGACGCCCTGGGGGCGGTACTGACGGGGACCACGGACGTCGACGGGCGCCGGATCGAGGTGTCCGCGACGGGCTGGCTGGAACAACTGCGCGCGCGCATCGCGGACCCCGAGTCGTCGACGGCACAGGCGGTGGGACAGCCGACCGCGCTCGACGCCGACCTGCGCGACTACCAGCTGCGCGGCCTGAACTGGCTGGTGACGATGAGCTCGCTCGGCCTCGGCTGCTGCCTCGCCGACGACATGGGGCTCGGCAAGACCATCACGCTCATCGCGCTCCACCTGCACCGGCAGGAGACGGGATCGACCGCGGGGCCCACGCTCGTCGTCTGTCCCACCTCCCTGATGGGCAACTGGCAGCGGGAGATCGAGCGGTTCGCCCCGGGTACTCCGGTCCGGCGCTTCCACGGCCCTTCGCGCTCTCTGGACGGAGTCGCCGTCGGCGAGTTCGTCCTCACCACCTACGGCACCATGCGCCTCGATGCGGCGCGGCTGGCACAGGCATCCTGGGGCATGGTCGTCGCCGACGAGGCTCAGCACGTCAAGAACCCCCGTTCGGCGACCGCCAGGCAGCTCCGGACCATCAAAGGGGGTGCGCGCGTCGCGCTCACCGGGACCCCGGTGGAGAACAACCTGTCCGAGCTGTGGGCGATCCTCGACTGGACGACGCCGGGACTGCTCGGGAAGCTCGGTACGTTCCGCGACCGGTACGCGAGCGCGGTCGAGAGCGGGAACGACCCCGCGGCAGCCGAGAAACTCGCGACGTTGGTCCGGCCGTTCCTGCTGCGCCGCCGCAAGTCCGACCCGGGCATCGCCCCCGAGCTGCCCCCCAAGACGGAGACCGATCGCGCCGTGTCCCTCACACCGGAGCAGGCGGGGCTGTACGAGGCGGTGGTCCGCGAGACGCTCGCCGAGATCTCCGGGGCCGACGGCTTCGCGCGGCGCGGGCTGATCGTGAAGCTGCTGACCGCGCTCAAGCAGATCTGCAACCACCCCGCGCAGTACCTCAAGGAGGAGCGGCCCCGGATCGTGGACCGGTCCGGGAAGGTGGAGCTCCTCGACGAACTGCTCGACACGATCCTCTCCGAGGGAGCGAGCGTCCTGGTGTTCACCCAGTACGTCCGGATGGCCCGCCTGCTGGAACAGCATCTGGCCGCCAGGGGCGTACCGACCCAGTTCCTTCACGGGGGGACCCCGGTCGCCGAGCGTGAGGCCATGGTGAACCGCTTCCAGGCCGGCGCGGCACCGGTGTTCCTGCTGTCGCTCAAGGCCGCCGGTACGGGGCTCAACCTCACCCGGGCCGGTCATGTCGTGCACTTCGACCGATGGTGGAACCCGGCGGTCGAAGCGCAGGCCACCGACCGTGCGTACCGGATCGGGCAGACCCAGCCGGTACAGGTGCACAGGCTGATCGCCGAGGGGACGATCGAGGACCGGATCGCCGCCATGCTGGCCCGCAAGCAGGGACTCGCGGACGCGGTGCTCGGCGGCGGCGAGGCCACGCTGACGGAACTGACCGATGCCGAGCTCGCCGAACTGGTCGAGCTGCGAGGGGGCGCACGATGA